Proteins from a single region of Lelliottia sp. JS-SCA-14:
- a CDS encoding UbiX family flavin prenyltransferase — MKQLIVGISGASGAIYGVRLLEVLRDVADVQTHLVMSQAARQTLSLETDFSLRDVQALADVVHDARDIAASISSGSFKTAGMVILPCSIKTLSGIVNSYTDTLVTRAADVVLKERRTLVLCVRETPLHLGHLRLMTQAAELGAVIMPPVPAFYHRPQTLDDVINQTVNRVLDQFDIDLPEDLFARWQGA, encoded by the coding sequence ATGAAACAACTCATTGTAGGGATCTCCGGTGCCAGCGGTGCCATTTACGGCGTACGACTGCTGGAAGTACTGCGCGACGTGGCGGATGTCCAGACCCATCTGGTGATGAGCCAGGCGGCGCGTCAGACCCTCTCCCTCGAAACCGATTTTTCCCTGCGCGACGTTCAGGCCCTGGCCGACGTGGTGCACGATGCCCGCGATATCGCCGCCAGCATCTCTTCAGGCTCGTTTAAAACTGCTGGCATGGTTATCCTGCCGTGCTCCATCAAAACGCTCTCTGGCATCGTGAACAGCTATACGGACACGCTGGTGACGCGCGCCGCCGACGTGGTGCTGAAAGAGCGCCGCACCCTGGTGCTCTGCGTGCGTGAAACGCCGCTGCATCTCGGCCATTTGCGCCTGATGACCCAGGCGGCGGAGCTGGGCGCGGTGATTATGCCGCCGGTGCCGGCGTTTTATCATCGCCCGCAAACGCTGGACGACGTGATCAACCAGACGGTCAATCGCGTACTGGATCAGTTTGACATCGACCTGCCGGAAGATCTCTTCGCCCGCTGGCAGGGCGCATAA
- the purF gene encoding amidophosphoribosyltransferase: MCGIVGIAGFMPVNQSIYDALSVLQHRGQDAAGIITIDANNCFRLRKANGLVNDVFEARHMQRLQGNMGIGHVRYPTAGSSSASEAQPFYVNSPYGITLAHNGNLTNAHELRKKLFEEKRRHINTTSDSEILLNIFASELDNFRHYPLEADNIFAAIAATNRQIRGAYACVAMIIGHGMVAFRDPNGIRPLVLGKRDLGDGRTEYMVASESVALDTLGFEFLRDVAPGEAVYITEKGQLFTRQCAENPVSNPCLFEYVYFARPDSFIDKISVYSARVNMGTKLGEKIAREWDDLDIDVVIPIPETSCDIALEMARILGKPYRQGFVKNRYVGRTFIMPGQQLRRKSVRRKLNANRAEFRDKNVLLVDDSIVRGTTSEQIIEMAREAGAKKVYLASAAPEIRFPNVYGIDMPTANELIAHGREVDEIRQIIGADGLIFQDLSDLIDAVRAENPDIQQFECSVFNGIYVTKDVDQQYLDYLDSLRNDDAKAVQMQNDLESLEMHNEG; the protein is encoded by the coding sequence ATGTGCGGTATTGTCGGTATCGCCGGTTTCATGCCGGTAAACCAGTCTATTTATGACGCGTTATCGGTGCTTCAGCACCGTGGCCAGGATGCAGCAGGCATCATTACCATTGATGCCAACAACTGTTTCCGTTTACGCAAAGCGAATGGCCTGGTCAACGATGTATTTGAAGCCCGCCATATGCAGCGCCTGCAGGGCAATATGGGGATTGGCCACGTTCGTTATCCTACTGCTGGCAGTTCCAGCGCCTCTGAAGCACAACCTTTCTACGTCAACTCTCCGTATGGCATCACGCTTGCCCACAATGGCAACCTGACCAACGCGCACGAGCTGCGTAAAAAGCTGTTCGAAGAGAAGCGTCGCCACATTAACACCACCTCTGATTCTGAAATCCTGCTCAATATCTTTGCCAGCGAGCTGGATAACTTCCGCCATTACCCGCTGGAAGCAGACAACATTTTTGCCGCCATTGCCGCGACTAACCGCCAGATCCGTGGCGCATATGCCTGCGTGGCGATGATTATCGGCCACGGTATGGTGGCGTTCCGCGATCCTAACGGCATCCGTCCGCTGGTGCTGGGTAAACGCGATCTGGGCGATGGCCGTACCGAGTACATGGTCGCCTCCGAAAGCGTGGCGCTGGATACCCTGGGCTTTGAGTTCCTGCGCGACGTCGCACCGGGCGAAGCTGTCTACATCACTGAAAAAGGCCAGCTGTTTACCCGCCAGTGCGCGGAAAACCCGGTCAGCAATCCGTGCCTGTTCGAATATGTGTACTTCGCCCGTCCGGACTCGTTCATCGACAAGATTTCCGTGTACAGCGCGCGTGTGAACATGGGCACCAAGCTCGGTGAGAAGATTGCCCGTGAGTGGGACGATCTGGATATCGACGTGGTCATCCCGATCCCGGAAACCTCCTGCGATATCGCCCTGGAAATGGCGCGAATCCTGGGTAAACCGTACCGTCAGGGCTTCGTTAAGAACCGCTACGTGGGCCGCACCTTTATCATGCCGGGCCAGCAGCTGCGTCGTAAGTCCGTGCGTCGTAAGCTCAACGCCAACCGCGCTGAGTTCCGCGATAAGAACGTGCTGCTGGTGGACGACTCCATTGTGCGCGGCACCACGTCTGAGCAGATCATCGAGATGGCGCGTGAAGCGGGTGCGAAGAAGGTCTATCTGGCCTCTGCTGCGCCGGAAATTCGCTTCCCGAACGTCTACGGCATCGACATGCCGACCGCCAACGAGCTGATTGCTCACGGTCGCGAAGTGGATGAGATTCGCCAGATCATCGGCGCTGACGGCCTGATTTTCCAGGACCTGAGCGATCTGATTGACGCCGTACGCGCCGAGAACCCGGATATTCAGCAGTTTGAGTGCTCGGTCTTCAACGGTATTTACGTGACTAAAGACGTTGATCAGCAGTATCTTGACTATCTCGACTCGCTGCGCAACGACGATGCGAAAGCCGTGCAGATGCAAAACGATCTCGAAAGCTTAGAGATGCACAACGAAGGCTAA
- the cvpA gene encoding colicin V production protein translates to MVWIDYAIIAVIGFSCLVSLIRGFVREALSLVTWGCAFFVASHYYTYLSVWFTGFEDELVRNGIAIAVLFVATLLVGAIVNYVIGQLVEKTGLSGTDRVLGICFGALRGALIVAAILFFLDTFTGFSKSEDWSKSQLIPQFSFIIRWFFDYLQSSSSFLPKV, encoded by the coding sequence ATGGTCTGGATTGATTACGCCATCATTGCGGTGATAGGTTTTTCCTGTCTGGTTAGCCTGATCCGTGGCTTTGTTCGTGAAGCGTTATCGCTGGTGACATGGGGTTGTGCTTTCTTTGTTGCCAGTCATTACTACACTTACCTGTCTGTCTGGTTCACGGGCTTTGAAGATGAACTGGTCCGAAATGGAATCGCCATCGCGGTGCTGTTTGTCGCGACGCTTCTCGTCGGCGCTATCGTGAACTACGTGATAGGTCAGCTGGTCGAGAAAACCGGTCTGTCAGGAACGGACAGGGTACTGGGGATCTGTTTTGGTGCGCTGCGAGGCGCGCTGATCGTGGCAGCGATTCTGTTCTTCCTTGATACCTTTACCGGGTTTTCAAAAAGCGAAGACTGGAGCAAGTCCCAGCTGATTCCACAGTTCAGCTTCATCATCAGATGGTTCTTTGACTATCTGCAAAGCTCGTCGAGTTTCTTGCCCAAAGTGTAA